GGCGCGGGCCAGGTCGTCGACGTCTGGCGGGACCTTCTCGGGTCCCCGCCGCGCGGCGCCTCGTCGGACTTCTTCGCCTCGGGCGGTGACTCGCTCCTCGCGTTCCGGTTCGTTTCCGCGTTGCGCGAGAGGCACGGGATCGCACTCGACCTGAAGGGGTTCATGGAGGACAGCCGGTTCGGGTCCCTGGTCGAAAGGTGCGCACCCCATGGATGACACACCCTGGCTG
This DNA window, taken from Nocardiopsis exhalans, encodes the following:
- a CDS encoding phosphopantetheine-binding protein, which produces MPLAQGGDQDLVGVGAGQVVDVWRDLLGSPPRGASSDFFASGGDSLLAFRFVSALRERHGIALDLKGFMEDSRFGSLVERCAPHG